A portion of the Andreesenia angusta genome contains these proteins:
- a CDS encoding NifB/NifX family molybdenum-iron cluster-binding protein gives MKIAVSSFGVDSKEKMDPRFGRCEYFQIYDTESGEYTAVENAAKDSPQGAGIAASQDIIDRGVDVLVTGKLGPNAYELLNESDIRLYTSESVSVEEVVSLYTDGKLGVISSPGVGHAGLKSSGSGRNRYR, from the coding sequence ATGAAAATAGCCGTATCGTCATTTGGAGTAGACAGCAAAGAAAAGATGGATCCTAGGTTTGGAAGATGTGAATACTTCCAGATATACGACACTGAATCAGGAGAATATACTGCAGTTGAGAACGCAGCGAAAGACTCGCCTCAGGGAGCGGGGATCGCCGCATCTCAGGACATTATAGACAGAGGGGTAGATGTACTCGTGACAGGTAAGCTTGGACCGAACGCATATGAGCTTCTGAACGAATCAGATATAAGACTCTATACTTCGGAGAGCGTATCTGTAGAGGAAGTCGTATCTCTATATACAGACGGAAAGCTTGGAGTGATATCCAGTCCAGGAGTCGGACATGCAGGTTTAAAATCCTCAGGAAGCGGTAGAAATAGATATAGATAG